From a single Bacillus pseudomycoides DSM 12442 genomic region:
- a CDS encoding DUF6241 domain-containing protein — translation MRELVEKSDLLQYKPQYVEILDRWEKGDFTQAVEEHNFFGKYKAVTLVKPTN, via the coding sequence GTGCGAGAACTGGTTGAAAAAAGCGATCTTCTGCAATACAAGCCACAATACGTTGAAATCTTAGATAGATGGGAGAAAGGTGATTTCACTCAAGCGGTTGAGGAGCATAATTTTTTTGGGAAATACAAGGCGGTAACACTGGTAAAGCCTACAAATTAA
- the ligA gene encoding NAD-dependent DNA ligase LigA: MSKEEAKQRIEELRDMLNAFNYQYHVLDNPSVSDAEYDRDMQELIKLEAENPEFLIEDSPTVRVGGAVLDIFEKVTHKSPMLSLGNAFNEGDLRDFDRRVRQGIDDSNVRYICELKIDGLAVSLHYEKGRFVQGATRGDGVTGEDITQNLKTIKAIPLRLKEEVTLEARGEAYMPKRSFVKLNEEKEQNGEAVFANPRNAAAGSLRQLDPKIAAKRNLSMFVYGLADVKEKTIASHSESLNFLGELGFKTNPNRRTCETIEDVIAYVEEWQEKRPNLNYEIDGIVIKVDDVALQDSLGTTAKSPRWAIAYKFPAEEVVTRLTGIELSVGRTGVVTPTAELEPVRVAGTIVRRASLHNEDLIREKDIRIGDYVIVKKAGDIIPEVVNVIFDKRTGEEEEYHMPTHCPACDSELVRLEEEVALRCINPACPAQIREGLIHFVSRNAMNIDGLGERVITQLFEADYIRTFADLYPLTQEQLLQLERFGEKSASKLVQAIETSKENSLERLLFGLGIRHVGAKAARTLAEHFETMDHLVKATEEELKEINEIGEKMAQSIVTYFDNEDVLELLQQFKEYGVNMTYKGIKRADLQNIASYFAGKTIVLTGKLEVMGRSEAKKKIEELGGKVTGSVSKSTDLVVAGEAAGSKLAQAEKHNIEVWNEERFLQELNK, encoded by the coding sequence ATGTCAAAAGAAGAGGCAAAGCAGCGTATAGAAGAACTTCGTGATATGTTAAATGCATTCAACTATCAATATCACGTATTAGACAATCCTTCTGTTTCTGATGCGGAATACGACCGTGATATGCAGGAGCTTATAAAATTAGAAGCAGAGAACCCAGAATTTTTAATAGAAGATTCTCCCACCGTTCGAGTTGGGGGAGCAGTGCTTGATATATTTGAAAAAGTAACGCACAAATCGCCGATGTTAAGTTTAGGAAATGCCTTTAATGAAGGAGATTTACGTGATTTTGATCGCAGAGTACGTCAAGGAATTGATGATTCAAATGTAAGATATATATGTGAACTAAAAATTGACGGTCTTGCTGTTTCCCTTCATTATGAAAAAGGACGCTTCGTTCAAGGCGCAACACGTGGCGATGGCGTAACTGGTGAAGATATTACGCAAAATTTAAAAACAATTAAAGCGATCCCTCTTCGTTTGAAAGAAGAAGTAACATTAGAAGCGCGCGGTGAAGCATATATGCCAAAGCGTTCATTTGTAAAATTAAACGAAGAGAAAGAACAAAATGGCGAGGCAGTTTTTGCAAATCCACGTAATGCAGCAGCAGGATCACTTCGCCAGCTTGATCCAAAAATTGCTGCGAAGCGTAATTTGTCAATGTTTGTGTACGGCCTTGCTGATGTGAAAGAAAAGACGATTGCATCACATAGCGAATCATTAAACTTCTTAGGCGAGCTTGGGTTTAAAACGAATCCAAATCGCCGCACATGTGAAACAATTGAAGATGTAATCGCTTATGTAGAAGAATGGCAGGAAAAGCGCCCGAATCTTAATTATGAGATTGATGGAATCGTAATTAAAGTAGATGATGTGGCCTTGCAAGATAGTTTAGGAACAACAGCAAAGAGTCCACGCTGGGCAATTGCTTATAAGTTTCCGGCAGAAGAAGTTGTAACGAGATTAACAGGTATTGAACTGAGCGTGGGACGCACAGGGGTTGTGACACCGACGGCAGAACTAGAGCCAGTTCGAGTGGCAGGAACAATTGTCCGCCGTGCATCTCTACATAACGAGGATCTAATTCGTGAAAAAGATATTCGAATTGGTGACTACGTTATTGTGAAAAAGGCTGGAGACATTATTCCAGAAGTAGTTAATGTTATTTTCGATAAACGTACTGGTGAAGAAGAAGAGTATCATATGCCAACGCATTGTCCGGCTTGTGACAGTGAACTGGTTCGTTTAGAAGAAGAGGTAGCTTTGCGTTGTATTAATCCAGCATGTCCAGCGCAAATTCGTGAAGGATTGATTCATTTTGTTTCAAGAAATGCAATGAATATTGATGGGCTTGGAGAGCGTGTTATTACACAGCTCTTTGAAGCAGATTATATTCGGACATTCGCAGATTTGTATCCATTAACGCAAGAGCAATTGTTACAATTAGAGCGTTTTGGTGAGAAATCAGCATCTAAATTAGTACAAGCAATTGAAACTTCTAAGGAAAATTCGTTGGAGCGTCTATTATTTGGACTTGGTATTCGTCATGTCGGTGCAAAAGCTGCTCGCACGTTAGCTGAGCATTTTGAAACGATGGATCATCTTGTGAAAGCAACAGAAGAAGAGTTAAAAGAGATTAATGAAATTGGCGAGAAAATGGCCCAATCAATTGTAACGTACTTTGATAATGAAGACGTGTTAGAATTATTACAACAATTTAAAGAGTACGGTGTTAACATGACCTACAAAGGCATAAAACGTGCTGATTTACAAAATATTGCATCTTACTTCGCTGGAAAAACAATCGTTCTAACAGGGAAACTAGAAGTTATGGGGCGTAGCGAAGCGAAGAAAAAGATTGAAGAGCTAGGTGGAAAAGTAACAGGTAGTGTAAGTAAAAGTACTGATTTAGTCGTTGCTGGTGAAGCGGCAGGGTCAAAATTAGCACAAGCAGAGAAACATAATATTGAGGTTTGGAATGAAGAGAGGTTCTTACAAGAGCTGAATAAGTAA
- a CDS encoding TSUP family transporter, whose amino-acid sequence MDELSLQIIVLLVAFGFLAAFIDSVVGGGGLISLPALMFVGLSPASAIATNKLAATMGTFTSAIYFIRSGKVNFRIVGKLIPLTIVGAIAGALVVKFIPPDILRPLVLVMLVFIAIYIIVKKDWGSVSTYKKMTKGKALMFFFVILSLGFYDGFFGPGTGSFLIFAFLLIGLDFIQAAASGKLLNFVSNIVSLITFLFLDVIHFEYGIIMGLSMILGAYLGSKFAVQKGVGYVRTLFLLVTILLIGKNVLEYVHII is encoded by the coding sequence ATGGATGAGTTAAGCTTACAGATTATTGTATTACTCGTTGCTTTTGGTTTTTTGGCTGCATTTATTGATTCAGTTGTTGGAGGAGGAGGGCTCATTTCACTTCCAGCACTTATGTTTGTGGGCTTATCGCCTGCATCGGCAATTGCAACAAATAAGCTGGCTGCAACGATGGGGACTTTTACAAGTGCTATTTATTTTATTCGTTCAGGAAAGGTTAATTTTCGTATAGTAGGAAAATTAATCCCATTAACTATTGTGGGTGCGATAGCTGGAGCTTTAGTTGTGAAATTTATTCCACCTGATATTTTACGGCCACTTGTACTTGTTATGTTGGTATTTATTGCAATTTATATTATTGTAAAAAAAGATTGGGGAAGTGTGTCCACTTATAAAAAGATGACGAAAGGAAAAGCATTAATGTTTTTCTTTGTTATTTTAAGTTTAGGATTTTATGATGGATTTTTTGGTCCCGGGACAGGTTCATTTTTAATTTTTGCATTTTTATTAATTGGTTTGGACTTTATTCAAGCTGCTGCATCTGGAAAACTTTTGAATTTCGTTAGTAACATTGTATCTTTAATCACATTTCTATTTTTAGATGTCATTCATTTTGAATACGGTATTATTATGGGGTTATCAATGATTTTAGGGGCTTATCTAGGATCAAAGTTTGCAGTACAAAAAGGTGTTGGATATGTGCGCACTTTATTTTTATTGGTGACAATTTTATTAATTGGGAAAAATGTTTTGGAATATGTTCATATTATTTAG
- a CDS encoding toxin-antitoxin system HicB family antitoxin, with protein MAKKKSFPLRIDPELHAVIEKWANDEFRSVNAHIEYLLREMAKQKGKLKKEKES; from the coding sequence ATGGCCAAAAAGAAAAGCTTTCCATTACGTATTGATCCTGAATTACACGCAGTCATCGAAAAATGGGCAAATGATGAATTTCGTAGCGTTAACGCTCACATCGAGTATTTACTTCGAGAAATGGCAAAGCAAAAAGGAAAACTAAAAAAAGAGAAAGAGTCTTAA
- a CDS encoding heptaprenylglyceryl phosphate synthase produces MYDISQWKHVFKLDPNKELSDEHLEMICESGTDAVIVGGSDGVTIDNVLHMLVSIRRYAVPCVLEVSDLEALTPGFDFYYIPSVLNSSKVEWITGIHHEALKEFGDIMNWDEIFMEGYCVLNPEAKVAQLTEAKCDLTEDDVIAYARMADKLLKLPIFYLEYSGTYGDIELVKNVKAELQQAKLYYGGGISSAKEAKEMAQYADTVVVGNVIYDDIKAALQTVKAVKGE; encoded by the coding sequence ATGTACGATATTTCACAGTGGAAACATGTATTTAAGCTTGATCCGAATAAGGAATTAAGCGATGAACATTTAGAAATGATTTGTGAATCTGGAACAGACGCAGTGATTGTAGGCGGAAGTGACGGGGTAACAATTGATAATGTATTACACATGCTAGTAAGCATTCGTAGATATGCAGTTCCTTGTGTGTTAGAGGTTTCTGATCTTGAAGCTCTTACACCAGGGTTTGATTTTTATTACATTCCAAGTGTTTTAAACAGCTCAAAAGTGGAATGGATAACGGGAATTCATCATGAGGCATTGAAAGAATTCGGGGATATTATGAACTGGGATGAAATTTTCATGGAAGGATATTGTGTTTTAAATCCAGAAGCAAAAGTAGCTCAGCTTACAGAGGCGAAATGTGATTTAACAGAAGATGATGTGATTGCATATGCACGTATGGCAGACAAGCTTCTGAAGTTGCCGATTTTTTACTTAGAATATAGTGGTACTTACGGAGATATTGAACTCGTTAAAAATGTAAAAGCAGAATTACAACAAGCAAAGTTGTATTACGGCGGTGGAATTTCAAGTGCGAAAGAAGCAAAAGAAATGGCACAGTACGCTGATACAGTCGTTGTAGGAAATGTAATTTATGATGATATAAAGGCAGCTTTACAAACAGTAAAAGCTGTAAAAGGAGAGTAG
- a CDS encoding SPFH domain-containing protein: MREKQVFYVNGFLGIIGLLALAGIGVFCLVQEIFVVAVLCLILAAILATGIGIVQPNQAKVITFFGNYLGTIRQNGLFLTIPFALRQTVSLRVENFNSKKLKVNDVDGNPIEIAAVVVYKVVDSAKAIFGVEHYDEFVEIQSETAIRHVATKYPYDNFQDDNCITLRGNAEEISEELRRELEARLDIAGVEVLETRLTHLAYATEIAHAMLQRQQAKAVLAARKEIVEGAVKMAKDSIHMLDEEGVLDLDDERKANMVNNLLVAIVSDKGAQPVINTGSLY, from the coding sequence ATGAGAGAAAAACAAGTGTTTTATGTAAATGGTTTTCTAGGTATTATTGGTCTTTTAGCTTTAGCCGGTATCGGTGTATTTTGCCTCGTACAAGAAATATTTGTAGTAGCTGTACTTTGTCTAATTTTAGCTGCTATTCTTGCCACCGGTATTGGGATTGTCCAACCAAATCAAGCAAAAGTAATTACGTTTTTTGGGAACTATTTAGGAACAATCCGTCAAAATGGATTATTTTTAACAATTCCATTCGCACTTCGTCAAACTGTTTCTCTTCGCGTTGAAAACTTTAATAGTAAAAAACTAAAGGTAAATGATGTAGATGGGAACCCGATTGAAATTGCAGCTGTTGTCGTTTATAAAGTTGTCGATTCAGCAAAAGCGATTTTTGGGGTTGAACATTATGATGAATTCGTAGAAATTCAAAGCGAAACAGCAATTCGCCATGTTGCAACGAAATATCCGTATGATAATTTTCAAGATGACAATTGCATCACACTACGTGGAAATGCCGAAGAAATCTCTGAGGAACTAAGACGTGAATTAGAAGCCCGCTTAGATATTGCTGGTGTAGAGGTACTAGAAACTCGTTTAACACATTTAGCTTATGCAACAGAAATTGCTCATGCAATGCTTCAGCGTCAACAAGCGAAAGCTGTTTTAGCAGCACGAAAAGAGATTGTCGAAGGTGCTGTAAAAATGGCGAAAGATTCCATTCATATGTTAGATGAAGAAGGCGTACTCGATTTAGATGACGAGCGTAAAGCGAACATGGTTAACAACTTATTGGTTGCCATCGTTTCAGATAAAGGTGCACAGCCAGTGATTAACACAGGAAGTCTATATTAA
- the pcrA gene encoding DNA helicase PcrA, whose amino-acid sequence MSITDKLLNGLNPQQQKAVQTTNGPLLLMAGAGSGKTRVLTHRIAYLLGEKGVAPWNVLAITFTNKAAREMRERIDKLVGPEAEDIWISTFHSMCVRILRRDIDRIGINRNFTILDASDQLTVVKKIMKERNIDPKKFDPRSILSGISNAKNELLSADKYAKQISIADPFEKLTSDVYTEYQKRLLKNNSLDFDDLIMTTIHLFERVPEVLEFYQRKFQYIHVDEYQDTNRAQYILVNKLAARFKNLCVVGDSDQSIYRWRGADISNILSFEKDYENAQVILLEQNYRSSQNILNAANAVIENNSNRKPKKLWTDNQIGSKISYYRAATEKDEAYFVAKKIRDEIQMGNRKYTDFAVLYRTNAQSRMVEEIFLKSNIPYKIVGGIKFYDRKEIKDILAYLRLIANPDDEISFARIINMPKRGIGATSIDKIINYGVQNGISLTAVMDEIEHVGVSAKITKAVKEFASQLHNWVNMQEYLSVTELVEEVIEKTGYRDMLKNERSLEAEGRLENLDEFLSVTQTFESQSEDKSLVAFLTDLALVADIDRVDEDPAAGEEVILMTMHSAKGLEFPVVFIIGLEEGVFPHTRSLMEEDEMQEERRLAYVGITRAEEELYLSNAQMRTLFGRTNMNAASRFISEIPTELLEPLNETAPKRETFSAKGRSAGATTTTRSRSAFVRPTVKTTGGEQIGWAVGDKASHQKWGVGTVVSVKGEGDAKELDIAFPSPIGIKRLLAKFAPVTKQ is encoded by the coding sequence ATGAGTATAACTGATAAATTATTAAATGGTTTAAATCCTCAGCAACAAAAGGCAGTGCAAACAACAAACGGACCACTTCTATTAATGGCAGGTGCTGGTAGTGGTAAGACGCGTGTGCTAACACATCGCATCGCATACTTACTTGGTGAAAAAGGTGTAGCACCTTGGAATGTATTAGCAATTACTTTTACAAATAAAGCGGCTCGTGAAATGCGTGAACGTATCGATAAGCTTGTTGGCCCGGAAGCGGAAGATATTTGGATTTCTACGTTCCACTCAATGTGCGTACGTATTTTACGACGTGACATTGATCGTATCGGAATTAATCGTAACTTTACGATTTTAGATGCAAGTGATCAACTTACGGTTGTAAAAAAGATTATGAAAGAGCGTAATATTGATCCGAAAAAATTCGATCCACGTTCTATTTTATCTGGTATTAGTAATGCAAAGAATGAATTGTTATCTGCTGATAAATATGCAAAGCAAATTTCAATTGCGGATCCATTTGAAAAATTAACAAGCGATGTATATACAGAATATCAAAAACGTCTTTTGAAAAATAACTCATTAGATTTTGATGATTTAATTATGACGACGATCCATTTATTTGAACGTGTTCCAGAAGTATTGGAATTCTATCAGCGTAAGTTCCAATATATTCATGTGGATGAGTACCAAGATACGAATAGAGCCCAATACATTCTTGTAAATAAATTAGCTGCTCGCTTTAAAAACCTTTGTGTTGTTGGTGATTCTGACCAGTCCATTTATCGTTGGCGTGGGGCGGACATTTCTAACATTTTGTCATTTGAAAAAGACTACGAAAATGCACAGGTTATCTTGTTAGAGCAAAACTACCGTTCATCACAAAATATTTTAAATGCGGCTAATGCTGTAATTGAAAATAATTCAAATCGTAAACCGAAAAAATTATGGACAGACAATCAAATTGGAAGTAAGATTTCGTATTACCGTGCTGCAACGGAAAAGGATGAAGCATATTTTGTTGCAAAAAAAATTCGCGATGAAATTCAAATGGGAAATCGAAAATATACAGATTTTGCGGTTCTGTATCGTACGAACGCCCAGTCTCGTATGGTCGAGGAGATTTTCTTAAAGTCTAATATTCCATATAAAATTGTCGGCGGCATTAAGTTCTATGATCGTAAAGAGATTAAAGATATTTTGGCATACTTACGTTTAATTGCAAATCCAGATGATGAGATTAGCTTCGCACGTATTATTAACATGCCGAAGCGAGGAATCGGTGCCACGTCTATCGATAAAATTATTAACTACGGCGTGCAAAATGGGATTTCATTAACGGCTGTAATGGATGAAATTGAACATGTCGGAGTAAGTGCAAAAATCACAAAAGCAGTAAAAGAATTTGCAAGTCAATTACACAACTGGGTAAACATGCAAGAATACTTATCTGTTACAGAACTAGTAGAAGAAGTGATTGAGAAAACGGGTTACCGCGATATGCTAAAGAATGAACGTTCTTTAGAAGCAGAAGGACGACTTGAAAACTTAGATGAGTTTTTATCTGTTACACAGACATTTGAATCGCAAAGTGAAGATAAGAGTCTTGTTGCTTTCTTAACAGATTTGGCACTTGTAGCAGATATTGATCGCGTGGATGAGGATCCAGCTGCGGGTGAAGAAGTTATTTTAATGACGATGCACTCGGCAAAGGGACTTGAATTCCCAGTTGTCTTTATTATTGGACTAGAAGAAGGAGTGTTCCCGCATACTCGCTCTCTTATGGAAGAAGATGAAATGCAAGAGGAACGCCGTCTTGCTTATGTAGGTATTACTCGTGCGGAAGAAGAGTTATATTTATCAAATGCCCAAATGCGTACGTTATTCGGTAGAACAAATATGAATGCAGCATCTCGATTTATTTCAGAAATTCCTACGGAGTTGCTAGAACCATTAAATGAAACAGCGCCAAAGCGTGAGACATTTAGTGCAAAAGGAAGATCGGCTGGGGCAACAACGACAACACGTTCCCGCTCTGCATTTGTGCGTCCAACTGTGAAAACGACAGGAGGAGAGCAAATTGGCTGGGCTGTAGGTGATAAAGCGTCCCATCAAAAATGGGGTGTTGGTACAGTTGTAAGTGTGAAAGGTGAAGGAGATGCAAAAGAATTAGATATTGCATTTCCAAGTCCAATTGGCATTAAACGCTTATTAGCAAAATTTGCACCTGTAACGAAACAATAG
- the purE gene encoding 5-(carboxyamino)imidazole ribonucleotide mutase: MKSLVGIIMGSTSDWETMKYACDILDELHIPYEKKVVSAHRTPDYMFEYAETARERGLKVIIAGAGGAAHLPGMVAAKTNLPVIGVPVQSKALNGLDSLLSIVQMPGGVPVATVAIGKAGSTNAGLLAAQILGSFHDDIHDALELRREAIEKNVREGSELV, encoded by the coding sequence ATGAAATCACTAGTTGGAATCATAATGGGAAGCACGTCAGACTGGGAAACAATGAAATATGCTTGTGACATTTTAGATGAATTACACATTCCGTATGAGAAGAAAGTTGTATCCGCTCATCGGACTCCAGATTATATGTTTGAATATGCAGAAACAGCTCGTGAACGTGGGTTAAAAGTTATTATTGCTGGAGCTGGAGGAGCCGCTCATTTACCAGGGATGGTTGCGGCGAAGACAAATCTTCCTGTAATCGGTGTTCCTGTTCAATCAAAAGCGTTAAATGGTTTAGATTCTTTACTGTCTATCGTTCAAATGCCAGGAGGGGTTCCAGTTGCGACTGTTGCGATTGGTAAGGCTGGTTCAACAAACGCAGGACTACTTGCTGCACAAATACTTGGATCATTTCATGATGACATACATGATGCATTAGAACTGAGACGAGAAGCAATTGAGAAAAATGTGCGTGAAGGTAGTGAGTTGGTATGA
- a CDS encoding CamS family sex pheromone protein, whose translation MKKIALAVLSLGLLLSGCSTGIKKEEKVVEKSGKSKEQAIVPKYSISEDYYKTTVPFDPGSARGLVVQGLNSRLDIDEFETGLMRIAKESFSTKDYLFKGGSSLDKETVQMLVKRKRTDAEQKELEEKLKKDAVKFPNIGLNPALQEGSESLEVRNKKTPMYLSNILEHDYYVRKGEKEVELGGVVIGLAMNSVHYYTEEHGYPREVEISEKEMLDQGKSMAQEILTLLQKKDPKLKNVPITFAIYRQGSKSTLVPGKFVSYAQIDKGSDKVGDWKAINEKYYLFPSESAKTDVREDYAIVENFKAKLSEFFKGDYTAIVGTGFYKDDQLKEMKLEIPVQFNGKAEVIGFTQFVAGQVMQYFPNYVKVQVTIKSVERPEAIIIREAKQDEPFVKILD comes from the coding sequence ATGAAAAAAATAGCATTAGCGGTATTAAGCCTAGGTCTACTTCTAAGTGGATGTAGTACAGGTATAAAAAAAGAAGAAAAAGTTGTTGAAAAATCGGGTAAATCAAAAGAACAAGCGATTGTTCCGAAATATTCTATTTCTGAGGATTATTACAAAACAACGGTGCCATTTGATCCAGGTTCTGCACGTGGCTTAGTTGTACAAGGATTAAATAGCCGTCTGGATATAGATGAATTTGAAACAGGACTAATGCGTATTGCGAAAGAATCGTTTAGTACGAAGGATTATTTATTCAAAGGTGGTAGCTCTTTAGATAAAGAAACGGTTCAAATGCTTGTAAAGAGAAAGCGTACAGATGCGGAGCAAAAAGAGTTAGAAGAGAAACTGAAAAAAGATGCAGTGAAATTCCCTAATATTGGATTAAATCCGGCGTTACAAGAAGGTTCAGAATCATTAGAGGTTCGAAACAAAAAAACACCAATGTATCTTTCTAATATTTTAGAGCACGATTATTATGTACGAAAAGGTGAAAAAGAAGTTGAACTTGGTGGAGTTGTTATTGGTTTAGCAATGAATTCGGTTCATTATTATACTGAGGAACATGGGTATCCACGTGAGGTGGAAATTTCAGAAAAAGAAATGTTAGATCAAGGTAAGTCTATGGCACAAGAAATTTTAACATTATTGCAAAAGAAAGATCCAAAATTAAAAAATGTTCCCATTACATTTGCGATTTATCGCCAAGGATCAAAATCGACACTTGTACCAGGAAAATTTGTATCTTATGCTCAAATAGATAAAGGCAGTGACAAAGTAGGAGATTGGAAAGCAATTAATGAAAAATATTACTTGTTCCCTTCTGAATCAGCTAAAACGGATGTGCGTGAAGATTACGCAATTGTAGAAAACTTTAAAGCAAAACTGAGTGAGTTTTTCAAAGGTGACTACACAGCTATTGTTGGTACAGGATTTTATAAAGATGATCAATTAAAAGAAATGAAACTTGAAATCCCTGTTCAGTTTAATGGAAAAGCAGAAGTGATTGGATTTACACAATTTGTTGCTGGACAAGTTATGCAATACTTCCCGAATTATGTGAAAGTACAGGTGACAATTAAATCTGTTGAACGACCAGAAGCGATTATTATTCGTGAGGCGAAGCAGGATGAACCATTTGTGAAAATTTTAGATTAA
- a CDS encoding YgaP family membrane protein: MKQNIGIMNALIRITLGLVVLSCSTAKLTRKPWCTWSKVLLWLGAMKIAEGILRFCPITEACKFGKYINMGALKIPSMDFNKKGHAKQEEVSHTSSPDKPGSKGSYDASDKEIESAIEEAILAKPL, from the coding sequence ATGAAGCAAAACATCGGCATAATGAATGCTCTAATCCGAATTACACTCGGTTTAGTTGTACTAAGTTGCAGCACAGCTAAACTCACACGTAAACCATGGTGCACTTGGTCAAAGGTTTTGCTGTGGCTTGGTGCAATGAAAATTGCAGAAGGAATCTTGCGTTTCTGTCCTATTACTGAAGCATGTAAATTTGGAAAATATATAAACATGGGTGCCTTAAAAATACCTAGCATGGATTTTAATAAAAAAGGACATGCTAAACAAGAAGAAGTAAGTCACACTTCCAGTCCTGACAAACCAGGATCAAAAGGAAGTTATGATGCTTCTGACAAAGAGATTGAGTCAGCGATTGAAGAAGCAATCCTGGCGAAACCGCTTTGA
- the purK gene encoding 5-(carboxyamino)imidazole ribonucleotide synthase, producing the protein MTRIILPGKTIGIIGGGQLGRMMALAAKEMGYKIAVLDPAKHSPCAQVADIEIVASYDDLKAIQHLAEISDVVTYEFENIDYRCLQWLEKHAYLPQGSQLLNKTQNRFTEKNAIVKAGLPVAPYRLVKKQDELLEAITELSFPCVLKTTTGGYDGKGQVVLRSETDVVRAWELASQAECILEKWVPFEKEISVIVTRSVSGETKVFPVAENIHVNNILHESIVPARITEELSQKGIEYAQVLADELQLVGTLAVEMFATADDEIYINELAPRPHNSGHYTIDACETSQFGQHIRAICNLPLGETNLLKPVVMVNILGEHIEGVLKQVNRLTGCYLHLYGKEEAKLQRKMGHVNILNENVEDALDKAQELHIWDHQEQLLEGKR; encoded by the coding sequence ATGACAAGAATCATTTTACCGGGAAAAACAATTGGCATTATTGGTGGTGGCCAGCTTGGAAGAATGATGGCGCTAGCAGCGAAGGAAATGGGTTATAAAATTGCTGTACTAGATCCGGCAAAGCATTCACCATGTGCACAAGTTGCTGATATTGAAATTGTTGCATCTTATGATGATTTGAAAGCGATTCAGCATTTAGCGGAAATAAGCGATGTTGTCACATATGAATTTGAGAATATTGATTATAGATGTTTACAATGGCTTGAAAAACATGCGTATTTACCACAAGGCAGTCAGTTATTAAACAAAACGCAAAATCGTTTTACAGAAAAGAATGCAATCGTAAAGGCTGGTTTACCAGTAGCACCATATAGACTTGTGAAGAAGCAAGATGAACTTTTAGAAGCAATTACGGAACTTTCCTTTCCTTGTGTGTTAAAAACAACAACAGGAGGATATGACGGAAAAGGGCAAGTTGTTTTAAGAAGTGAGACGGATGTTGTAAGAGCATGGGAGCTTGCCAGTCAAGCTGAATGTATTCTTGAAAAATGGGTGCCATTTGAAAAAGAAATATCAGTTATTGTAACTCGTAGCGTAAGTGGTGAAACGAAGGTATTTCCAGTAGCTGAAAATATTCACGTTAATAACATCTTACATGAATCCATCGTACCAGCTCGTATTACAGAAGAGCTTTCACAAAAAGGAATTGAATATGCACAGGTACTAGCGGATGAACTGCAGCTTGTGGGAACACTAGCGGTAGAGATGTTTGCTACGGCAGATGATGAGATTTATATTAATGAATTAGCACCAAGACCTCACAATTCAGGACATTATACAATTGATGCATGCGAAACGAGTCAATTTGGGCAACATATTCGAGCAATCTGTAATTTACCTCTAGGAGAAACAAATTTGTTAAAACCAGTTGTCATGGTAAACATTTTAGGCGAACATATAGAAGGGGTCCTAAAGCAAGTGAATAGATTAACCGGGTGCTATTTACACTTGTATGGAAAAGAAGAAGCAAAGCTGCAGCGTAAAATGGGGCATGTAAATATTTTAAATGAAAATGTTGAAGATGCTTTAGACAAAGCGCAAGAATTGCATATTTGGGACCATCAAGAACAACTTTTGGAGGGAAAAAGATGA